A single window of Candidatus Obscuribacter sp. DNA harbors:
- a CDS encoding efflux RND transporter permease subunit: protein MQQLINSFIEASLRGRYLTLFAALAVVLAGIAAWVLLPIEAYPELANPQVRVITLTAGKGPEEVEKLVTVPLEKEMNGIPGQIALRSLSLYGLSVIISTFTDETPTTLARQQVLERINGAPIPDGLTPKLEPDVGSLREIFRYCLHSPYYSAMGLHSIEQWDIEKLFRQIPGVIGVISEGGPTKSYQINVDPSRLKAYGITLKEVFDAAQKSNATTGGGFLEHNGSALIVRELGLINGIDDINKIVIKASKEGTPVHISDVAEVTIGPLVRRGQVGKDYEDDVVEGIVLLRRGENPSKVLKSIKERLPEIVKHLPKGVSLTPLYDRQKLIDQTLHTVGTNVAIGISLVVILLAIFLVDIGSAVITACVIPLSMLIAFICLCLLGIPANLLSLGAIDFGILVDSAVVMTENIVRRLSHDGQDMSPGERLILLTESAKEVGSPIVFGIITIIATFLPIFTFSGVEGKLFRPLAITMVTALIGAGLAALALVPVLASFFLVRKPVKEQISPIVRLARYIYQPTLKWALHHPLVVISFACLAVGSAGWLFTKIGSEFLPHLEEGNIWLRATVKPGSVTLDEGIKVARQIRLTLLKYPEVKQVLSQVGGPDDGTDPAKFADEEHYVDLKPAREWRPQFKEDKELLIASMRKDLEQIPGVGYYFTQYIQTTLDEALSGVQGSLVAKIAGPDLGTLEGLAHNVGSIMGKTPGIVDVIVDPLLGQPQFVIEIDRTQAARYGLSEDDLKQLVEIAIGGESATIVIEGERRFDIMVRLAAKYRNSEEALREILVDTPTGKRVPLAQLATLKTMNGATQIWREAGSRMATIRANVRGRDLATAVEEAQDTVEKNIQLPEGYTVQWSGEFQRQREASHQLAIVLPVTLVLIIIILYLSCGTLGGAIVMFSVVPLAAIGAVLALYCTGTYFSISAGVGLIALFGLAVKNGILLVSFVNEMRHEGYPIEEAIYQGSLTRMRPVLMTATIAAMGLLPAALSNEIGSQTQKPFAIVIIGGLISCTLLTLYVLPALYFKFGPSPGKKPQGNYKASSELMETTHQ, encoded by the coding sequence ATGCAACAACTGATCAACTCATTTATCGAAGCATCGCTCAGGGGTCGCTATCTCACCCTATTTGCCGCACTAGCCGTGGTACTGGCCGGTATTGCCGCCTGGGTGCTACTACCTATCGAAGCTTATCCAGAGCTGGCTAATCCACAAGTAAGAGTAATCACACTTACTGCCGGCAAAGGTCCTGAAGAAGTAGAAAAGCTGGTCACAGTACCGCTCGAAAAAGAGATGAATGGTATCCCCGGGCAAATCGCCCTGCGCTCACTATCTCTCTATGGGCTCTCGGTAATTATCTCGACTTTTACCGACGAAACGCCTACGACTCTTGCCAGACAGCAAGTACTGGAGCGTATCAATGGCGCCCCAATACCTGATGGGCTAACACCTAAACTAGAGCCAGATGTAGGCTCTTTGCGTGAAATTTTTAGATATTGTCTGCACAGTCCTTACTACTCAGCGATGGGACTGCACTCAATTGAGCAGTGGGACATCGAAAAATTATTTAGACAAATACCAGGGGTAATTGGCGTAATCTCCGAAGGTGGTCCGACCAAGTCTTACCAAATAAATGTCGACCCCAGCCGGCTCAAAGCCTATGGCATCACACTCAAAGAAGTTTTTGATGCCGCTCAAAAAAGTAATGCCACTACCGGGGGTGGCTTCCTTGAGCACAACGGCTCAGCTCTCATTGTGCGCGAGCTAGGACTTATAAACGGCATAGATGACATCAATAAAATCGTCATCAAAGCCAGCAAAGAAGGCACACCGGTCCACATATCAGATGTCGCAGAAGTGACAATCGGACCGCTTGTAAGGCGTGGTCAGGTCGGTAAAGACTACGAAGACGATGTAGTAGAAGGCATCGTCCTTTTGCGAAGGGGTGAAAACCCATCCAAAGTACTTAAATCAATTAAAGAGCGCTTGCCTGAGATAGTTAAGCATCTACCTAAAGGTGTCTCACTGACACCACTCTACGACCGCCAAAAGCTAATCGATCAGACTCTGCATACAGTAGGCACCAACGTAGCCATTGGTATTTCTTTGGTGGTAATCCTGCTTGCCATATTTTTGGTGGATATAGGCTCAGCGGTGATAACAGCCTGTGTCATCCCACTGTCTATGCTCATTGCCTTTATCTGTCTTTGTTTACTCGGTATACCAGCCAATCTGCTCAGTCTTGGTGCTATCGACTTTGGTATCCTCGTGGATAGCGCAGTGGTCATGACCGAAAACATCGTGCGCAGACTCTCCCACGATGGTCAGGACATGTCTCCTGGTGAAAGACTAATATTGCTTACAGAGTCAGCTAAAGAAGTGGGCAGCCCCATAGTCTTTGGCATCATCACAATCATTGCCACATTTTTGCCGATTTTTACTTTTAGTGGTGTAGAAGGCAAACTCTTTAGACCGCTGGCTATTACCATGGTCACAGCTTTGATTGGAGCAGGGCTTGCGGCACTAGCTCTGGTGCCGGTACTGGCGTCATTTTTTTTGGTGCGCAAACCAGTCAAAGAGCAAATCAGTCCGATAGTTAGATTAGCGCGCTATATCTATCAGCCTACCCTCAAATGGGCACTGCATCATCCACTGGTGGTGATTAGCTTTGCCTGTCTGGCAGTGGGCTCAGCAGGCTGGCTCTTTACCAAAATCGGTAGTGAATTTTTGCCCCACCTGGAAGAAGGTAATATCTGGCTGAGAGCCACGGTAAAACCAGGCTCAGTCACGCTCGACGAAGGCATAAAAGTAGCCAGACAAATCCGTCTGACCCTACTTAAATACCCGGAAGTAAAACAAGTACTCTCTCAAGTGGGCGGACCTGATGATGGTACAGATCCCGCTAAATTTGCCGACGAAGAACACTATGTGGACTTGAAGCCAGCAAGAGAATGGCGTCCACAGTTTAAAGAAGACAAAGAGCTACTGATAGCATCGATGCGCAAAGACCTGGAGCAGATACCAGGAGTGGGCTATTACTTTACTCAATACATCCAGACTACGCTGGATGAGGCCCTCTCTGGTGTGCAGGGCTCTCTGGTAGCTAAAATCGCCGGACCAGACCTGGGCACACTTGAGGGTCTCGCTCACAATGTCGGCAGCATCATGGGTAAAACTCCTGGTATTGTCGATGTCATCGTCGACCCGCTACTTGGTCAACCTCAATTTGTAATCGAGATAGATCGCACCCAGGCAGCTCGCTACGGACTATCAGAGGACGATCTCAAACAATTGGTAGAAATTGCCATTGGTGGCGAGAGCGCGACTATTGTTATAGAAGGCGAAAGACGCTTTGACATTATGGTCAGGCTAGCAGCTAAATACCGCAACAGCGAAGAAGCACTGCGCGAAATACTGGTGGACACACCCACTGGCAAAAGAGTGCCTTTAGCCCAGCTAGCCACCCTCAAAACCATGAACGGTGCCACTCAAATATGGCGCGAAGCCGGCTCTCGCATGGCTACTATCAGAGCAAACGTGCGCGGTCGAGATCTGGCAACGGCTGTAGAAGAAGCCCAGGATACTGTAGAAAAAAATATCCAGTTGCCGGAAGGCTACACCGTGCAATGGAGCGGCGAATTTCAAAGACAAAGAGAAGCATCACACCAACTAGCCATCGTACTGCCAGTCACTCTGGTCTTGATCATCATCATACTCTATCTCTCTTGTGGTACCCTCGGCGGTGCCATCGTCATGTTTAGCGTAGTACCACTGGCCGCCATTGGAGCGGTATTAGCTCTGTATTGCACCGGTACTTATTTTAGTATCAGTGCGGGAGTGGGACTGATTGCACTATTTGGTCTGGCTGTCAAAAACGGTATCTTACTTGTCAGCTTTGTCAACGAGATGCGCCACGAAGGCTATCCCATCGAAGAAGCAATCTATCAAGGCTCACTGACACGTATGAGACCAGTCCTGATGACAGCAACAATTGCTGCCATGGGCTTATTACCGGCAGCTCTATCCAACGAAATAGGCTCGCAGACACAGAAGCCATTTGCTATAGTGATCATCGGTGGGTTGATTAGCTGCACGCTGCTAACACTCTATGTTTTACCAGCGCTTTATTTTAAGTTTGGTCCCAGTCCGGGCAAAAAACCACAAGGCAACTACAAAGCATCAAGCGAACTCATGGAGACAACTCATCAGTGA